The genomic DNA CTGCTTACCTTCACTGGCATATGGAGCTGATTTTGGCACCAATGTGGTGGAAGTTGGGGAGTGatggtttgttttggtttatcgATGGACTGAAAAGCCAAATGAGGGAACCAGACTTTTAGCATTATCTCTATCTGCACCAGATGTTGGAGGTATTTttctctgcagaaaaaaaagtgatgaggCACAAGCATTACTTATAGTGCAAGGTCTAACATCCCAACAATTTACTACTGTCATACTATCAGGCTATTTTATTTACCCCATATCAGGCTTCTGTAGAACTCCAAGAATCCTCTGCAATCTATCGATGGCAACGCTCTGCTGGAAACTGGTCAAACCTGCAACAGTTAAAATTAAAGTAGATTAAGGGCAATTAAGGGCTTAACTGAAGGCTGGAATGCACCAAACATTAAAAAGATCTGTCACATTTAATATTGAACAACCACATACCTTTGTCAAATCGCCCTGTCTTCAGTCCCTTCAGAAGTTTATGCAAAGGATGGGCAAACTTGTGCAAATCTGTACACTgagaaaataacaagaaaatcaAGCTTTATAATGATGACCACTGTGCTGTTTGGCTGAAGATATCATGACACAATGGCCCAGGAATTACAATAATGGTGCTCACCTTCTGAGCGAAGACAAGGTCGCCCGGTGTCACTGGTGATGAGCCTAAACTGGCCGCGCCAAGAGATGATACTGAGTGTTCAGTTTCAGGACAGTGTCCCGACTGGTCACTGCTGGACCTTGACTGCAGCTGAATTGAATAAGGTCGTAAATCGACGCAATTTCCAGAAAACTCATCAGCGAAGGGAGCTTGTCTTCTTCCGCTGTGGCCCTCTCCCTCTGAGAAGATGTCTGCTTCATCCTCCGTCTGCTCACTTGAGGAGGTGGGTAACGAGTCATTAGAAGGCCATTTGGAAAATGTGCCCAGTGAATTCATCTGTGGATACACAGATCGTAGTACAAATTTTAGCACTTTGCTAAATCCAACATGTAGGGCTACACAGCAGTCAAACTGGAAGGAGGTGCTCATAAAACACACTCATCTGTCACTTTATAAGGTACACTTGTTTTAACTCCTCTTTTTACGCAAATGTAGAATCAGCCAAACAAATGGCAGCAACTCATTTGATCTCAGCATGTGGACAAGGTCACAATGAACTTCTATAGTTTAAGccaagcatcagaatgaggaagagaggctttaaatgactctgaatGTGATATGGTTGTTTGTGCCAGAAGGACTGGTCTCACTTTTTCAGAAACTACTGATCAACTGGGATTTTCATGTACAACTATTTACAGagaatggtaaaaaaaaaaaagagaaaatatttggTGAGCGGCAGTTTCGTTGGCCTTGTgtaccagaggtcagaggaaaatgaCCAGCCATTTCTGAGTAAATATGTCAGTAATGCCGCTTGGTATTAAAGGAAATATAAGGAATAGAGACATCCATTGTTTTTAATAACGTTGTACTTAATTCAAAATAGCATTCACTGCATTCATCCAAAGTCTGCTCTTCAATAACAGTTATTACATAACGCAAACGTGTAACCTCACCCTTATTACACAGTGGTGGTTACAGACTTGACGTCATTTATATCACAATGTCAATA from Solea senegalensis isolate Sse05_10M linkage group LG20, IFAPA_SoseM_1, whole genome shotgun sequence includes the following:
- the ciarta gene encoding circadian associated repressor of transcription a; translation: MNSLGTFSKWPSNDSLPTSSSEQTEDEADIFSEGEGHSGRRQAPFADEFSGNCVDLRPYSIQLQSRSSSDQSGHCPETEHSVSSLGAASLGSSPVTPGDLVFAQKCTDLHKFAHPLHKLLKGLKTGRFDKGLTSFQQSVAIDRLQRILGVLQKPDMGEKYLQHLVQIEIMLKVWFPHLAFQSIDKPKQTITPQLPPHWCQNQLHMPVKKRKLSCLDFEPAVKIPNRHKHHQHKKPWNSVSMYLPASAEKLEITAEERAQAAESSCRAGHMFTDSHSTSRRLAYLSSNRTNQIQHELSPPFHCGSKATQDNSVSSTGNVAAND